A region from the Candidatus Bathyarchaeota archaeon genome encodes:
- a CDS encoding EVE domain-containing protein: MRYWCISTSPDNWEICRKNSVWGMDARYYVTLKKFLESGDKAVVYTHGGKFVAVAEFVGKHYFSEEDIGWTKGKRRFLFPYRINLRIIHESKNPPRISFSTKEIEDKAKWIKPNFIDDIVFIADKGGTWNQYVQVSIIRITEEDFNTICKAVMKS; encoded by the coding sequence GTGAGATACTGGTGTATTTCAACATCACCTGATAATTGGGAAATCTGTAGAAAAAATAGCGTATGGGGTATGGACGCTAGATATTATGTAACATTGAAAAAGTTCCTTGAAAGCGGTGACAAGGCTGTAGTCTATACTCATGGTGGGAAATTCGTTGCAGTAGCGGAATTTGTAGGTAAGCACTACTTTAGCGAAGAAGACATCGGTTGGACTAAAGGCAAACGCAGATTTCTATTTCCTTACAGAATCAATCTCAGAATAATCCATGAAAGCAAAAATCCTCCACGAATCTCATTTTCAACTAAGGAAATCGAAGACAAAGCCAAATGGATTAAACCTAATTTCATAGACGACATAGTTTTTATTGCAGACAAAGGAGGAACGTGGAATCAATATGTTCAAGTTTCCATAATCAGAATTACAGAAGAAGACTTCAACACGATATGCAAAGCTGTTATGAAAAGCTAA
- the dinB gene encoding DNA polymerase IV, translating to MKISSKDKRIILHVDMDHFFSAIEEREHPEFKGKPVVVGADPNKGKGRGVVKTCNYEARKFGVHSGMPISRAWQLCPNAIYVRSNYSLYKEVSRRLMAILRNYSEKFQQWGFDEAFLDISSKVEDFEEATQLAICIKYDVLWNERLTCSIGIAPNKLVAKIASDFKKPDGLTVVTEDNVESFLAPLPVRRMLWIGEKTESKLNKLGIRTIGDLAAFDVSILIDKLGVMGRRFHQWAHGIYVSEVGNRKGMRKSIGHESTFATNTSDQDIILKRINDTCQRIHERAVKYGILFKTVTVKIRFGNFQTFTHGKTLPFFTNFLQELQKTAEELAQKYLQENKKVRLVGVRVSNLKSDKGQKNLNL from the coding sequence ATGAAAATTTCGTCTAAAGATAAACGGATAATACTTCATGTTGACATGGATCATTTCTTCTCTGCCATAGAAGAGAGAGAACATCCAGAGTTCAAAGGTAAGCCAGTTGTTGTAGGCGCTGATCCGAATAAAGGTAAAGGCAGAGGAGTTGTTAAAACCTGTAATTATGAAGCTAGAAAATTCGGCGTTCATTCAGGTATGCCGATTTCAAGAGCTTGGCAGCTTTGTCCAAACGCTATCTATGTAAGATCCAACTATTCATTATATAAAGAAGTGTCTAGGAGACTCATGGCTATTTTGAGAAACTATTCTGAGAAGTTTCAGCAATGGGGTTTTGATGAGGCTTTTCTTGACATCAGTTCAAAAGTGGAAGACTTTGAAGAAGCAACTCAACTTGCAATATGCATAAAATACGATGTGTTATGGAATGAAAGGCTAACTTGTTCTATAGGTATTGCACCAAACAAGCTTGTAGCCAAGATTGCCAGCGATTTCAAAAAACCTGATGGTTTGACTGTTGTCACTGAAGACAATGTGGAGAGTTTTTTAGCTCCATTACCTGTGAGAAGAATGTTATGGATAGGCGAGAAAACAGAAAGCAAATTGAACAAGTTGGGAATCAGAACAATAGGTGATTTGGCAGCATTTGACGTTTCTATACTTATTGACAAGTTAGGAGTCATGGGAAGACGCTTTCATCAATGGGCACATGGTATCTACGTATCAGAAGTTGGAAATAGAAAAGGGATGAGAAAATCTATAGGCCATGAAAGTACCTTTGCGACAAATACAAGTGATCAAGATATCATCTTGAAAAGAATAAACGATACATGCCAAAGAATCCATGAAAGAGCTGTCAAATATGGGATACTTTTCAAAACGGTCACGGTTAAGATTAGGTTCGGAAACTTTCAAACTTTCACTCACGGAAAGACTTTGCCCTTCTTCACAAATTTTCTGCAAGAGCTGCAAAAAACAGCTGAAGAGCTTGCTCAGAAATATCTTCAAGAGAATAAAAAGGTAAGATTAGTAGGTGTACGAGTGTCAAATCTCAAATCTGACAAGGGACAAAAAAATCTGAACCTATAA